GGCGGGCGTAGCGGGCGTTCATGCGCACGAACCGTCCCGCGGCGTCCACGGTGCACAGGCCGATGGGCGCGGACTCGTACATGTCCTGGAGCTGCGCGTCGCTGTCCAGGGCGATGCGGGACTGCCGCTTGGCGGTGATGTCGCGCACGAAGACGATGACGCCGGTGACCTCGTCGCCGCTCATGTCCCGGATGGGGTAGGCGCTGAATTCGATGGAGCGCACGGACGTCGACGACGTTACCTCCAGCACCTCGAACTCGTTGCGGCCCGTGCGCAGGGACCTGACCGCAGGGCAGCGTGCGCAGCACTCGCCGAGCTGGTGGAAGGCCTGGTGGCACTTCTTGCCCACGGGGTTGAAACCTTCGGCGTACCAGCGGACCATGGTCGGGTTGGCGTAACGCACCGTCATGTCCGGGGCGAGGACGCTGATGCCCTCCTCGATGCTGCCCAGGAGCGTTTCGAGGAAGGCTTCGTTGGCCAGGATCTGTTCCTCGATGGCCTTGCGCTGGCTCATGTCGTGGTGGGTGCCCGTAATGCGCGTGGCCGCGCCCGTGGCGCCCTTCTCCATGAGCTTGCCGCGGGAGTGGATCCACTTGTAGGACCCGTCCTTGCACAGCAGGCGGTACTCGAAATCGTAGAACTCGGTTTCGCCGCGCACGTGCGCCGCCAGCGTGTCCATGGCCGGGCCGCGGTCTTCGGGGTGGAGCATGCGCTCCCACTGGTCGATGGTCAGTTCGAATTCGTTGCCGGCGTACCCGAGCATGGCCATCCACATGGGCGAGTGCTGCACCCGGCCCGTGGGGATGTCGTAGTCCCAGACCGCGCCGCGCGAGCCTTCCAGGGCGAATTTCCAGCGTTCCTCGCTGGCTTCCAGGGCCTGCCTGGCCTGCAGCAGTTCCGTGACTTCGAACTGGAGGTGCACGATCTGGGTCACGGTCCCATCCGCCGCCAGCACCGGGGCGCTGCGGAGCAGCCAGTGCCGGCCGTCGATGCTGCGGTATGTCCCGTTCTGGATGGTGCGCGTCTTGAGCGCCCGCCAGGCCGTGCAGTAGGGGTTGGCTTCGGAGCCGTCTGGGCCCAGCTGGCCGCAATTGCCCGTGCCGAGCTGGTGCATGAGGCTCGACGGGTTGTCCGTGACCGGGGTGTTGGACCAGACGATGCGGAACTGGGTGTCGAGGAGGACCACGGACACGTCCCGCAGGTTCTGGAGGATGGTGCTCTGCACCTTCTGCTGTTCGCGCAGCTGACCTTCGAGAACCTGCCGCTGCCGGATCTCGTCGCGCAGCAGCCTGGTCAGCTCTTCGAGTTCGTTCTTGCGCTGGGCCAGACGCTGGGTGGGCGAGTCGGCGGTCAGTCCGGCCATCACGGACTGAAGGGAGACCAGGGACTCCTGGAAGGCTGCAGGGTTGGAGCGTATCAGGGCGGTGGTGCGCTCCGAGAGCTTCCCGGCCAGGGCCATGAGCACTTCGGGGTCTTCGCCCAGCAGGCGTGCCAGGGCGTGGATGCGCTCCTCGGTCAGGGGGGCGTTCTCACCGCGTTCGAGCTTGCTGAGGTAGGAGTGGTGGATGCCGATGCGCTTGGCCACACTGCGGATGGAATAGCCCGAGTGTTTGGCGGACAGCGCCTCCCTGCGCTCTTTGACGTAACTTCCTAGGGAGCTCATGTGTCTATTATGAAGTAGCCATAATTTCCGGTGCAAGCATTATTTCGTCTGACACGCCACGTTTGCAAAAAATAATCAGGACGGATGTTGTTTTCAAAAATTCGCATGGTTGAGATGCTGCTGCCGTCATACGCTCTCGTCCGGGCCGAGATCGCCTTGGGCTGAAATTGGTAGCCGGCCTGGGCCGCAGTGGTCATCGGCGGGTCGACAAAAGTTGTGCTCGCGGAGCAAAATTACATTGACCATGGAAAAGTGGCTACCACATAATCGTCATCAGGGGCGCCTGGTGACTGCCGAAGCCGGAACGAGTCCAGGTAGGCCCTCGGACGGGTCTTTTCTGATGGATGGCTTCCCGCCGGCATCCGGAGCATCATGCCAGGGACTGTAACGCAGCAAAGGACGGACGCGACCATGGAAGGACTGTTCAGGAGCAAGGCGTGCCCCGAGGGCGTCCGCACGAGCGCCGGCCCGTCGCAGCCAGGGACCTGCGGCGTTCCCTCTGCGCGTCGGGTCGCGACCGCCCTTTGGCACGAGGTGCAGGGTGCGGCCACGCCGTGGACCAGGGTGCGGCCGCTCAGGGGCCTGGCGGCGGTCCTGCTGTGCGCGTTTTTTGCAGTCAGTGCCTGGGGCGGGGGGCGTCATGCGCTTCTGATCAGCTCCTACCATCCGGGATTCCCCACGTTCTTCGACCAGGCCGGCGGACTTCGCGAGGCCCTGGAGCCTGCCGGGGTGGCCCTGGACGTCGAGTTCATGGACACCAAGCGTTTTCCCGTGAGCGAGGCCTCCGCGCGCTTTCTCGATTCCCTGCGTTTCAAGCTGGCCGCGCTTCCGGCCTACGATGTCGTGGTCACGGCCGACGACGCGGCCCTGCATTTCGTCCTGGACCACGGGCGCGAGCTGTTCCCTGGCCTGAACGTGGTCTTCTTCGGGGTCAACGATCAGGACCTCGCTCACGGCCTGAGCGGTTCCCAAGGGTTCACCGGGATCATCGAATCCGTGTCCATGGGCGAGACCCTGCAGGACATCCGGTCGCTGCGGCCGGGAGCCCGGGGGGTGCACGCCGTGGTCGACGGTCAGCCCGGGGGCCGCGGTGACCTGAGGACGTTCCTCTCGCAGCAGGGTCGCATCCGGGACCTCGAACTGCATGTCCTCGACCTGGACACAATGTCCTGGGACGAACTCGGCAGCAGGCTGTCCGCCGTGCCGAAAAGCGACGCGATCCTGCTGCTCTCGGCCTACAGAGACCGGCAGGGGGAGGGCCGTTCCTTCGAGGACGGCCTCGGGTTCATCCTGCGGCATGCCGGGGCGCCCGTGTTCCATCTCTGGGAGCACGGGATCGGTCAGGGCATCGTCGGGGGCAAGGTCATCTCCCACCGGGAACAAGGCCGTCTCGCCGGCGGGCTCGTGCTGCGCATTCTGGGCGGCGAGGCGGCGCGCACCCTTCCGGTCATCGAAGGCGACGACGCCAACAGACAGGTCTTCGATCATGCCGCGCTCACGCGCTTCGGCATCGACGAGGCGCTCCTGCCGGATGGGAGCGACGTCCGGGGCCGGCCCGTGTCCCTCATCTCGCGCTACATGCCGCACATCCTGCTGGCCGGGGCCGTGGTCTGCGTGCTGGTGACCCTGGTCGCGGCCCTGTTGCAGCACGTGTTCCGCCTGCGCAGCGCCAAGGCCAGCCTCATGGACAGCGAGGCGCGCTACAAGGCCCTGTTCAATGCCAACGCGGACGGTATCCTGGTGGCCGAAAGGGCCGGAGGGCGCTTTGTTTTCGCCAACCCGGCGGTGTGCCGGATGTTTGGCTACTCGGAAGGGGAATTCCTCTCCCTGGGCGTGGAGGACATCCACCCGCGCGAGCATCTGGCGGAGGTTTTCGCCAACTTCGATCAGCAGTCCAGGGGACAAAAGGATCTTGCCGAGGGCTTACCGTGCCTGTGCCGGGATGGGGGAGTCTTCACGGCCGACATCAGGAGCTTTCCCCTTGAGGTCGACGGGACGCCGTGCCTGGTCGGCCTGTTCCGCGACGTGACCGAGCGCAGCCAGGTGCTCGAAGCCCTGTGCCAGGCCCGGGACGCGGCCGAGGCGGCCAACCGCAGCAAGTCGGAATTCCTGGCCAACATGAGCCACGAAATCCGCACGCCCCTGAACGGGATCCTCGGCATGCTGCAGCTCCTGGAGGGCCTGGAACAGTCCGTCGAGCAGCGGCAGTACGTGCAGATGGCGGCGAACTCCGCCCGGCGGCTGACCGGGCTTTTGAGCGACATCCTGGACCTTTCGCGCATCGAATCCGGCCGGTTGGCCGTCTGCGAACGGCCTTTCGAAGTGCAGGAAGTCTGCGCCTCCATCGAGGAGCTTTTCTCCCAGGCGGCCGACAGGAAGGGCGTGCGCCTGGAGGTGGTGGCGGCCGCCGGACTGCCCGGCCGGTTGACGGGGGATGTCCTGCGGTTGCGCCAGATTCTCTTCAATCTGGTCGGGAACGCCGTGAAGTTCACCTCGGACGGGTTCGTGCGCGTGGACATGGAGTCGCTGGGCCAGGACGCGTCCGGGCGGGAGCGGATCCTGTTCTGCGTCGGCGACAGCGGGCCCGGCATGGACGACGCCTTCCTGTCCAAGGCGTTCGAGCCGTTCGTCCAGGCCGAGAAGGAGTATGTCCGTCAGCACCAGGGCGCCGGGCTCGGTCTGGCCATCGTCAAGCGCCTGGTGCACATGTTGGGCGGGACCTTGGCCATCGACAACGCTTCGGGTGGCACGACGGTCTGCTTCACTCTGCCCATGGCGGCCGCGGGAGAGGCCTGTGCGGCGTATGGCGAGGAGGCGCCTCCGGAGCCGGACTCCCTCAGAATCCTGCTGGCCGAGGACGATCAGGTCAGCGTGTTCGCCGCCCGCCGCCTCCTGGAACGGATCGGCCACGCCGTCGTCTGCGTCGAGAACGGGCGGCAGGCCCTGGATGCCCTGCGCGGCGGGGAGTTCGACGTCGTGATCATGGATGTCCAGATGCCGGTCATGGACGGGCTGCAGGCCGCGCGGCTGATCCGGGCCGACGCCGGCCTTGGGTCCATGGCCAGGGTGCCGATCATCGCCATGACCGCCTACGCCATGAGCGGCGACCGCGACATATGCCTGGCGGCGGGCATGAACGACTACATCTCCAAGCCGGTGGGCGCCCGCGAGCTGAAGCGGGCGTTGACCTGCGCGGTCCCGTCCGGGTCGGGACGGAGCGGGTTAGGGGAGCAACGCACAATTGGCGATGAGGGCGCGTCATGCTGAGACAGACAGGCGAAGGACCTTCCGGCGAAGTCCGCTTTCAGGACATTTTTGACCTGGACGAGATCCAGAAGATTCAGGACGGCTTCGCCATGGCCACGGGGGTGGCGTCCCTCGTGACCACACCCGCCGGGACCCCCCTGACCCGGCCGAGCAACTTCACCCGTCTGTGCCGCGACATCATCCGCGCCACCGCGCCGGGGTGCGCTAACTGCATGCGCTCCGACGCCCTGCTCGGGGTCCACAACCCCGGAGGACCCGTCGTGCGGCGCTGCCTGAGCGGCGGCCTGTGGGACGCCGGGGTGAGCGTCACCGTGGATGGCGTGCACGTGGCCAACTGGCTCATCGGCCAGGTCCGTTCCTCGGGCGATGACGACGCCCACATGCTCGACTACGCCCTGGTCATCGGCGCCGACCCGGACGAATACCGCCTGGCCCTGGCGAAAGTCCCGTTCATGACCGAGGAGCGCTTCCGGCAGGTGGCCGACGCCCTCTTCGTCATCGCCAACTCCCTGTCGGAAAAGGCCTACCACAAGGCGCAGCTGATGCGGGAGAAAAGGGAGCGGGAAGCGCGGGAGGCCATGCGCGCCATGCTCATGGACCGCAGCCGCGACGGCATTGTCATCATCGGCCAGGACCACCGCGTCGTCGAGGCCAACCGGCGCTTCGCCGACATGCTCGGCTACGACATGGCCGAGGTGACGGGCCTGTACACCTGGGATTACGAGGCCAACCTCGGGGAAGCGGAGGTCCGGGAGATTTTCGGCGACTTCTCCATCATCGAGAACACCTTCGAGACCAGGCACCGCCGCAAGGACGGCTCGGTGTTCGACGTGGAGGTCAGCGTGGCTGGTGCGGCGGTCGGCGACAGCTCCTGCGTCATCGGCATCTGCCGTGACATTTCCGAGCGCAAGGAGGCCGAACGGCAGGTCCGGCAGAGCGAGGAGCATTTCCGCGCCCTCTTCGAACTGAGCCAGGACGGGTATGTCCTGGCCGACCCGCAGGGGCGCTTCCTTGACGCCAACAGCGCCTACTGTCGGATGACGGGCTACTCCCTGCCCGAGTTGCGCCAGCTCGGGGATTTCTACGCCATCACGCCGGAGAAATGGCGGCACTGGCAGCGGACCGAAATCTGGCCCAGGCTCCGGAAGACCGGCGACACCGGGGTGTACAGCAAGGAATACATCCACAAGGACGGCCACATCTTCCCCGTGGAACTGCGAGACTTCGCGGCCTTCGACGAGGAGGGGGACGTCCGGTACGCCTGGGGCATCGTGCGCGACATCTCTGAGCGCATGCGCACCGAGGCGCGCATCAGCACCCTGATGCAGATGGTCGAGCAGAGCCCGGTCTGCATCGTCATGACGGACCCGCAGGGGCGCATCGAGTACGTCAACCCGAAGTTCACGCAGATCTCCGGCTACACCTTCGCCGAGGTCAGGGGACAGAACCCGCGGATTCTCGGCTCCGGCCGGAAGTCCAGGGAGGAGTACGGCGAACTCTGGGCGACCATCGCCTCCGGGCGGCAGTGGCGCGGGGAGTTCCACAACCGCCACAAGGACGGCAGCCTGTACTGGGAGTCCGCCCTCATCGCGCCCATTTTCGACCCCGACGGGAAGATCACCCATTACGTGGCCATCAAGGAGGACGTGACGAAGCGGCGCCAGGCAGAGGAGGAACTGCGCAAGCGCGAGGTCAACTTCAACCGGGTCGTGGACATCCTCCCCCAGCTGGTCTCCTACGTGGACCGCGGCCTGTGCTATCGTTTCGTCAACAAGGCCTACGCCGGCCTCTTCCCGGCTGGCGACATCGTCGGCAGGAGCGTGCCCGAGGTCATCGGGCCGGACGCATTCGAGAAGTCCCGGGAATTCATCGAACAGGCATTCCAGGGCAAGACGGTCCATTACTCGTACATGCTGCCGTACCCCGGCGTCGGCGAGAGGTTCATCGACGCCTATCTCGTCCCGGATTACTCGGGCGAAGGGGAGGTGGAGGGCTACTACGCCATCCTGAA
This genomic interval from Desulfomicrobium escambiense DSM 10707 contains the following:
- a CDS encoding PAS domain S-box protein; amino-acid sequence: MSSLGSYVKERREALSAKHSGYSIRSVAKRIGIHHSYLSKLERGENAPLTEERIHALARLLGEDPEVLMALAGKLSERTTALIRSNPAAFQESLVSLQSVMAGLTADSPTQRLAQRKNELEELTRLLRDEIRQRQVLEGQLREQQKVQSTILQNLRDVSVVLLDTQFRIVWSNTPVTDNPSSLMHQLGTGNCGQLGPDGSEANPYCTAWRALKTRTIQNGTYRSIDGRHWLLRSAPVLAADGTVTQIVHLQFEVTELLQARQALEASEERWKFALEGSRGAVWDYDIPTGRVQHSPMWMAMLGYAGNEFELTIDQWERMLHPEDRGPAMDTLAAHVRGETEFYDFEYRLLCKDGSYKWIHSRGKLMEKGATGAATRITGTHHDMSQRKAIEEQILANEAFLETLLGSIEEGISVLAPDMTVRYANPTMVRWYAEGFNPVGKKCHQAFHQLGECCARCPAVRSLRTGRNEFEVLEVTSSTSVRSIEFSAYPIRDMSGDEVTGVIVFVRDITAKRQSRIALDSDAQLQDMYESAPIGLCTVDAAGRFVRMNARYARLHGYASARQMMRSVHSESEAFASPSDWAALQEQILAREEITGFECRIRCKDGTTPWTSRSIRVARGDRGGVRGWDVFLEDIQARKSRELVPGDMR
- a CDS encoding response regulator, which translates into the protein MEGLFRSKACPEGVRTSAGPSQPGTCGVPSARRVATALWHEVQGAATPWTRVRPLRGLAAVLLCAFFAVSAWGGGRHALLISSYHPGFPTFFDQAGGLREALEPAGVALDVEFMDTKRFPVSEASARFLDSLRFKLAALPAYDVVVTADDAALHFVLDHGRELFPGLNVVFFGVNDQDLAHGLSGSQGFTGIIESVSMGETLQDIRSLRPGARGVHAVVDGQPGGRGDLRTFLSQQGRIRDLELHVLDLDTMSWDELGSRLSAVPKSDAILLLSAYRDRQGEGRSFEDGLGFILRHAGAPVFHLWEHGIGQGIVGGKVISHREQGRLAGGLVLRILGGEAARTLPVIEGDDANRQVFDHAALTRFGIDEALLPDGSDVRGRPVSLISRYMPHILLAGAVVCVLVTLVAALLQHVFRLRSAKASLMDSEARYKALFNANADGILVAERAGGRFVFANPAVCRMFGYSEGEFLSLGVEDIHPREHLAEVFANFDQQSRGQKDLAEGLPCLCRDGGVFTADIRSFPLEVDGTPCLVGLFRDVTERSQVLEALCQARDAAEAANRSKSEFLANMSHEIRTPLNGILGMLQLLEGLEQSVEQRQYVQMAANSARRLTGLLSDILDLSRIESGRLAVCERPFEVQEVCASIEELFSQAADRKGVRLEVVAAAGLPGRLTGDVLRLRQILFNLVGNAVKFTSDGFVRVDMESLGQDASGRERILFCVGDSGPGMDDAFLSKAFEPFVQAEKEYVRQHQGAGLGLAIVKRLVHMLGGTLAIDNASGGTTVCFTLPMAAAGEACAAYGEEAPPEPDSLRILLAEDDQVSVFAARRLLERIGHAVVCVENGRQALDALRGGEFDVVIMDVQMPVMDGLQAARLIRADAGLGSMARVPIIAMTAYAMSGDRDICLAAGMNDYISKPVGARELKRALTCAVPSGSGRSGLGEQRTIGDEGASC
- a CDS encoding PAS domain S-box protein, which codes for MLRQTGEGPSGEVRFQDIFDLDEIQKIQDGFAMATGVASLVTTPAGTPLTRPSNFTRLCRDIIRATAPGCANCMRSDALLGVHNPGGPVVRRCLSGGLWDAGVSVTVDGVHVANWLIGQVRSSGDDDAHMLDYALVIGADPDEYRLALAKVPFMTEERFRQVADALFVIANSLSEKAYHKAQLMREKREREAREAMRAMLMDRSRDGIVIIGQDHRVVEANRRFADMLGYDMAEVTGLYTWDYEANLGEAEVREIFGDFSIIENTFETRHRRKDGSVFDVEVSVAGAAVGDSSCVIGICRDISERKEAERQVRQSEEHFRALFELSQDGYVLADPQGRFLDANSAYCRMTGYSLPELRQLGDFYAITPEKWRHWQRTEIWPRLRKTGDTGVYSKEYIHKDGHIFPVELRDFAAFDEEGDVRYAWGIVRDISERMRTEARISTLMQMVEQSPVCIVMTDPQGRIEYVNPKFTQISGYTFAEVRGQNPRILGSGRKSREEYGELWATIASGRQWRGEFHNRHKDGSLYWESALIAPIFDPDGKITHYVAIKEDVTKRRQAEEELRKREVNFNRVVDILPQLVSYVDRGLCYRFVNKAYAGLFPAGDIVGRSVPEVIGPDAFEKSREFIEQAFQGKTVHYSYMLPYPGVGERFIDAYLVPDYSGEGEVEGYYAILNDLTHLKKVEDSLRRAKDEAEAANKLKSEFLANMSHEIRTPLNGVLGMLQLLMSTRLDEEQQDCLQTAMKSSGRLTRLLSDILDISKIEADRLVFRERCFDMGEIEQALADLFCQTIRENRVAYAFRRDPGLPGTLLGDDARLLQVLFNLVGNSLKFTDKGSVEVEVSSLPRTAGAAVRLLFTVRDTGPGMSAETLKDIFEPFIQSDGSYTRRHQGVGLGLSIVRKLVGRMGGTLCVDSEPDQGTAIHVSLPFGLPTVCPIEEVVASGSGRRELRVLLVEDDEVNLLCGQRLLSRSGHAVTTARNGQEALEVLRARRDFDVVLMDIQMPVLDGIQTVRAIRRAAPFEAVADIPIIALTAHAMAGDREKFMAAGMDGYLSKPIDIGKIEQEMERVLLEKERRDAPGFRARP